A genomic region of Cydia splendana chromosome 17, ilCydSple1.2, whole genome shotgun sequence contains the following coding sequences:
- the LOC134798575 gene encoding B-cell receptor-associated protein 31-like → MSIQWTFIAGYLYFEVAIVAIMMLPIASPRRWQQFFRSRLFAMFREHAAFYFYVLLGVLSLFLMDAVREMRKYSHTDSHVHLSTEMKGNVKLFRAQRNFYITGFAIFLAFVIRRLVTMILIQAELLEKSERIIREAETAKDLAKTTVLTQALQSAGDSNNVENLERLLLDEQNRVKELEEEVTSLKEQLNAAKSKLTERKSE, encoded by the coding sequence ATGTCTATTCAGTGGACATTTATCGCCGGCTACCTGTACTTCGAAGTTGCAATAGTCGCGATAATGATGCTGCCCATCGCCAGTCCGCGACGATGGCAGCAATTCTTCAGATCGCGGCTGTTCGCCATGTTCCGCGAGCACGCCGCATTTTACTTCTACGTACTACTCGGCGTACTCAGTTTGTTCCTCATGGATGCTGTCCGGGAGATGAGGAAATACTCACATACTGATAGCCACGTGCATCTCTCCACTGAAATGAAAGGAAATGTAAAACTCTTCAGAGCTCAGCGGAACTTCTACATCACCGGTTTTGCCATTTTCTTGGCATTCGTCATTAGGCGCCTCGTTACTATGATATTGATTCAAGCAGAACTGTTGGAGAAATCAGAAAGGATAATAAGAGAAGCTGAAACTGCTAAGGACCTTGCCAAGACTACTGTATTGACACAAGCTCTGCAGTCCGCTGGGGATTCTAACAATGTTGAAAATTTGGAAAGGCTGTTGCTGGATGAGCAAAACAGAGTCAAAGAGTTGGAGGAGGAAGTAACATCTTTGAAGGAGCAGCTGAATGCAGCAAAATCTAAATTGACTGAAAGGAAGTCTGAATAA
- the LOC134798833 gene encoding metaxin-1 isoform X2, with protein sequence MASIELDIWKGEWGLASIDSECLKVLTYMKFIGVPVKVRESNNPFFTPKGRLPVMRDGRTVLTNFEEVVDHLKTLHYSTDVHLNTKQAAEASAFTQYLSEKLYPAYQFAWWVDETNYADLTRPTYAKALRIPFNFYYPSRYQTAAKEMVDALYGEHTDLKEIEKTIYSEAEKCLKTLSDRLGESEYFFGNRPSSFDATVFAYLAPLVKAPFPNATLANHVKGIANLTRFVARINQKNFRQVTDEYNRLNAKQQSTGTQSDREAANFPHQTRNKLMAALFAAIAMTGYAVANGMFQDLKDFEHSQDYSEMFENDEDDN encoded by the exons ATGGCAAGTATAGAATTGGATATATGGAAAGGAGAGTGGGGTCTGGCTTCGATTGATTCAGAATGTCTTAAAGTTTTA ACCTATATGAAATTTATCGGAGTGCCAGTAAAAGTGCGGGAATCAAACAATCCATTTTTCACACCCAAAGGCAGGCTACCAGTCATGCGCGATGGGCGCACCGTCCTTACTAATTTTGAAGAAGTTGTTGATCACTTAAAAACCTTG CATTACAGCACAGATGTCCATTTAAACACCAAGCAGGCAGCCGAAGCCAGTGCCTTTACCCAGTACCTGAGCGAGAAACTTTACCCCGCATACCAGTTTGCGTGGTGGGTGGATGAGACAAACTATGCAGATTTGACTCGGCCAACATATGCTAAGGCTCTGAGAATTCCCTTCAATTTCTACTATCCCTCCAGATATCAAACAGCAGCTAAAGAGATGGTTGATGCACTCTATGGAGAACATACAGACCTTAAAGAAATAGAAAAAACA ATATACAGTGAAGCAGAAAAGTGCCTTAAAACCCTGTCAGACAGGCTCGGAGAGAGTGAATACTTCTTCGGTAATCGGCCCTCCTCATTTGATGCCACTGTGTTTGCATACCTCGCTCCTCTAGTCAAAGCTCCCTTCCCAAATGCAACGCTGGCTAATCATGTTAAAGGCATTGCTAACCTCACGAGGTTTGTTGCGAGGATTAATCAGAAGAACTTCAGACAGGTTACTGATG aATACAACAGACTGAACGCAAAGCAGCAGTCAACGGGCACGCAGTCTGACCGCGAGGCAGCCAACTTTCCGCATCAGACCCGTAACAAGCTAATGGCGGCGCTGTTCGCCGCCATCGCTATGACGGGCTACGCCGTGGCCAACGGCATGTTCCAG GATCTGAAAGATTTCGAACACTCCCAAGACTACAGCGAGATGTTTGAGAATGACGAAGACGACAACTGA
- the LOC134798833 gene encoding metaxin-1 isoform X1 gives MASIELDIWKGEWGLASIDSECLKVLTYMKFIGVPVKVRESNNPFFTPKGRLPVMRDGRTVLTNFEEVVDHLKTLHYSTDVHLNTKQAAEASAFTQYLSEKLYPAYQFAWWVDETNYADLTRPTYAKALRIPFNFYYPSRYQTAAKEMVDALYGEHTDLKEIEKTIYSEAEKCLKTLSDRLGESEYFFGNRPSSFDATVFAYLAPLVKAPFPNATLANHVKGIANLTRFVARINQKNFRQVTDEYNRLNAKQQSTGTQSDREAANFPHQTRNKLMAALFAAIAMTGYAVANGMFQRLAGWSWRRTRMLHRVSVLKKRLDRAQLKPRADDVKPP, from the exons ATGGCAAGTATAGAATTGGATATATGGAAAGGAGAGTGGGGTCTGGCTTCGATTGATTCAGAATGTCTTAAAGTTTTA ACCTATATGAAATTTATCGGAGTGCCAGTAAAAGTGCGGGAATCAAACAATCCATTTTTCACACCCAAAGGCAGGCTACCAGTCATGCGCGATGGGCGCACCGTCCTTACTAATTTTGAAGAAGTTGTTGATCACTTAAAAACCTTG CATTACAGCACAGATGTCCATTTAAACACCAAGCAGGCAGCCGAAGCCAGTGCCTTTACCCAGTACCTGAGCGAGAAACTTTACCCCGCATACCAGTTTGCGTGGTGGGTGGATGAGACAAACTATGCAGATTTGACTCGGCCAACATATGCTAAGGCTCTGAGAATTCCCTTCAATTTCTACTATCCCTCCAGATATCAAACAGCAGCTAAAGAGATGGTTGATGCACTCTATGGAGAACATACAGACCTTAAAGAAATAGAAAAAACA ATATACAGTGAAGCAGAAAAGTGCCTTAAAACCCTGTCAGACAGGCTCGGAGAGAGTGAATACTTCTTCGGTAATCGGCCCTCCTCATTTGATGCCACTGTGTTTGCATACCTCGCTCCTCTAGTCAAAGCTCCCTTCCCAAATGCAACGCTGGCTAATCATGTTAAAGGCATTGCTAACCTCACGAGGTTTGTTGCGAGGATTAATCAGAAGAACTTCAGACAGGTTACTGATG aATACAACAGACTGAACGCAAAGCAGCAGTCAACGGGCACGCAGTCTGACCGCGAGGCAGCCAACTTTCCGCATCAGACCCGTAACAAGCTAATGGCGGCGCTGTTCGCCGCCATCGCTATGACGGGCTACGCCGTGGCCAACGGCATGTTCCAG CGACTCGCGGGCTGGAGCTGGCGGCGCACGCGGATGCTGCACCGCGTGAGTGTGCTCAAGAAGCGGCTTGACAGAGCGCAACTCAAGCCCAGAGCCGACGACGTGAAACCGCCGTAA